From Pseudomonas arsenicoxydans:
ACCAATTCCCGGCGGACCACATACATCCCGGCACTTTCATACAAGCGCTGCGCCCGAAGGTTGTCTTCCAGGACCTTCAGATCCACAAAGCCTTCCCGGCGATCCTGAAACACTTTGAACGCATGCAGCAGCAACGCACGGCCAAGCCCGAGGCCTTGGGCCTGAGGATGCACCACCAGGTTTTTGATGTAGGCGCTGGTCCAGCACTGGCATACGCCGACGATGCGCTCGCCATCGAGCGCAATGAAACACAGGGATGGATCGTATTCGGGATCGGTCTCAAACCGCTGTTGCCAAACGTCCAGGGCAGGTACGCGACCGCCACCTTCCTGGTAACCCGTTTCCATCAAGCGGTGAACGGCTTCGGCCAATTCGGGGCGGTATTGAACGAGGTCGATTCCCTTGGGCCACGTGATGTCGGACACACCCTGCGCCAGGTTGCGCCGCATCAAAAAGC
This genomic window contains:
- a CDS encoding GNAT family N-acetyltransferase, producing MRRNLAQGVSDITWPKGIDLVQYRPELAEAVHRLMETGYQEGGGRVPALDVWQQRFETDPEYDPSLCFIALDGERIVGVCQCWTSAYIKNLVVHPQAQGLGLGRALLLHAFKVFQDRREGFVDLKVLEDNLRAQRLYESAGMYVVRRELVPV